One Blattabacterium cuenoti DNA window includes the following coding sequences:
- the murD gene encoding UDP-N-acetylmuramoyl-L-alanine--D-glutamate ligase, which yields MKRKYITILGGGESGVGAALLANKNNLKVFVSDSGIIKNKYKKILIKNDILFEENGHTENFIINESIKIIKSPGIYKNNYLINRINLMKIPIISELDFCMKYIKEYNYLIGITGSNGKTTTSSILYNILKKNKCNVGLAGNIGFSFSRKILEKKNIYVLEISSFQLDDSYKFHANIAILLNITNDHLDRYENNIEKYMISKFRLTNNQTKKDIFIYNYDDPMIRIGLKKFFLNIKSNFIPFSAKRKLKFGFYIEKNIICYQDKNNKIHKIFNVKYIYGLYNIYNIIAIIIVSKLLNINNNVLNSVLSNLNSIEHRLEKINYIINGVNFINDSKATNVSSTFFALEKIKGPIIWIVGGKDKGNNYKELVPIVKKKVKAIICLGIDNIKIINMFKNIVHIILETKSMKKAVYISYSLSKPGYNILLSPSCSSFDLFDNYIKKGNEFKKEVKYLFYNRKNEKNKYFY from the coding sequence ATGAAAAGAAAATATATAACAATCCTAGGAGGGGGAGAAAGCGGTGTAGGAGCAGCTTTATTAGCTAATAAAAATAATTTAAAAGTATTTGTATCAGATTCAGGAATCATAAAAAATAAATATAAAAAAATTTTAATAAAAAACGATATTTTATTTGAGGAGAATGGACATACAGAAAATTTTATTATAAATGAATCTATAAAAATTATTAAAAGTCCTGGTATTTATAAAAATAATTATTTGATAAATAGAATTAATTTAATGAAAATCCCCATAATATCTGAGTTAGATTTTTGTATGAAATATATAAAAGAATATAATTATTTAATAGGTATTACTGGTAGCAATGGTAAAACTACTACTAGTTCAATACTATATAATATTCTTAAAAAGAATAAATGTAATGTAGGACTAGCGGGTAATATAGGATTTAGCTTTTCTAGAAAAATTTTAGAAAAAAAAAATATTTATGTTTTAGAAATTAGTAGTTTTCAATTAGATGATTCTTACAAATTTCATGCAAATATAGCCATTTTATTAAATATTACAAATGATCATTTAGATAGATATGAAAATAATATAGAAAAATATATGATATCTAAATTTAGATTGACTAATAATCAAACAAAAAAAGATATTTTTATTTATAATTATGATGATCCCATGATTAGAATAGGATTAAAAAAATTTTTTTTAAATATAAAATCTAATTTTATTCCTTTTTCTGCAAAAAGAAAATTAAAATTTGGATTTTATATAGAAAAAAATATTATATGTTACCAAGATAAAAATAATAAAATTCACAAAATTTTCAACGTTAAATATATATATGGTTTATATAATATATATAATATCATTGCTATAATAATTGTTTCTAAATTATTAAATATTAATAATAATGTTTTAAATTCGGTTTTAAGTAATCTTAATTCGATAGAACATCGATTAGAAAAAATTAATTATATAATAAATGGAGTCAATTTTATTAATGATTCGAAGGCAACAAATGTTAGCTCTACATTTTTTGCATTAGAAAAAATCAAAGGTCCTATTATTTGGATAGTAGGTGGAAAAGATAAAGGTAATAATTATAAAGAATTAGTACCTATAGTTAAGAAAAAGGTAAAAGCTATAATATGTTTAGGTATAGATAATATTAAAATTATTAATATGTTTAAAAACATTGTTCATATTATATTAGAAACAAAAAGTATGAAAAAAGCAGTTTATATTTCTTATAGTTTATCTAAACCTGGATATAATATATTATTATCTCCTTCTTGTTCTAGTTTTGATTTGTTTGATAATTATATAAAAAAAGGAAATGAATTTAAAAAAGAAGTAAAATATCTTTTTTATAATAGAAAAAATGAAAAAAATAAATATTTTTATTAG
- the mraY gene encoding phospho-N-acetylmuramoyl-pentapeptide-transferase: protein MINHYIIFRSLISIFFSFFLSFYLYKWMIIWNKKNNFITENIRHLGIKGEKKKIGIPTMGGLIIIISTLIPTVLFSYLNNIYIIILIITTVWMGLIGFLDDFIKIKYNKNGLSIIEKILGQIIIGVFIGAIMYFNPSINRSVNKNFLFEKNKYGFKTTIPRFFKKNKNEFNYSNLLNWFKKDLDKYTWIIFIPVIIFIIVFISNGSNITDGIDGLTAGVSLIILVTLILISIISSNKNYSSYLHCIYVPNIDETIIFSISMIGSLIGFLWYNTYPAQIFMGDTGSLTLGGIISVLLIMNRIEFIFPILCGIFLVENLSVIIQVLYFKYTKIQYKIEKKFFLMSPIHHHFQKLGYHENKICIRFIIFQIILSILSIIFIIM from the coding sequence ATGATTAATCATTACATTATTTTTAGATCTTTAATTTCTATTTTTTTTTCTTTTTTTTTATCATTTTATTTATATAAATGGATGATAATTTGGAATAAAAAGAATAATTTTATAACAGAAAATATACGTCATTTAGGTATTAAAGGTGAAAAAAAGAAGATAGGTATTCCTACTATGGGAGGATTAATTATAATAATTTCTACACTAATTCCTACTGTATTATTTTCTTATTTAAATAATATTTATATTATTATATTAATTATTACTACTGTATGGATGGGACTTATTGGTTTTTTAGATGATTTTATTAAAATCAAATATAATAAAAATGGATTGAGTATTATTGAAAAAATATTAGGTCAAATAATTATTGGGGTTTTTATTGGAGCTATTATGTATTTTAATCCATCTATTAATAGATCCGTAAATAAAAATTTTTTATTCGAAAAAAATAAATATGGATTTAAAACAACAATACCAAGATTTTTTAAAAAAAATAAAAATGAATTTAATTATTCTAATTTATTAAATTGGTTTAAGAAGGATTTAGATAAATATACATGGATTATTTTTATACCAGTTATTATTTTTATAATAGTTTTTATATCTAATGGATCTAACATAACTGATGGAATAGATGGATTAACAGCTGGAGTTTCACTAATCATATTAGTGACATTAATTTTAATATCTATTATTTCAAGCAACAAAAATTATTCTAGTTATTTACATTGTATTTATGTTCCAAATATAGATGAGACAATAATATTTTCAATCTCTATGATTGGATCTTTAATAGGATTTTTATGGTATAATACTTATCCAGCACAAATTTTTATGGGAGATACTGGTAGTCTTACTCTAGGTGGAATAATATCAGTATTATTAATTATGAATAGAATAGAATTTATTTTTCCTATTTTATGTGGTATATTTTTAGTTGAAAATTTATCTGTAATTATACAAGTACTTTATTTTAAATATACTAAAATTCAATATAAAATTGAAAAAAAATTTTTTTTAATGTCTCCAATACATCATCATTTTCAAAAATTAGGTTATCATGAAAATAAAATATGTATTCGTTTTATTATTTTTCAAATAATTTTATCTATTTTATCAATAATTTTTATAATTATGTAA